The stretch of DNA AGCCCGGGGAACTGCTCGGGCTCGTACTCGATGTTCTCCAGGCCCAGGCCGATGGCGATGGCGTTGAGGTTGAGGTTGCGGCCCAGGTCCGCGCTCGTGACGATGTTCTGGACGACGATCTCGGGGTCGTCGTCCACCTGGATGTTGAGGTCGCGGAGCTTGTCGAAGACGATGCGCAGGCTCTGGTGGACGTCGTCGGTGGACTTCGCGCCCGTACAGACGATCTTGCCCGAACGGAAGATCAGCGCCGCGGACTTGGGGTCCTGGGTGCGGTAGACGAGGCCGGGGAACTGTTCGGGGTCGTAGTCGGCACCCTCGAGGTCCATCGCCACGCTCTGGAGGTCGAGCTCCTGTCCGATACCAGTCGAGGCGACGACGTTTTCGATGTTGATGGTCTCCTTGGGGTCAACCATATCTCGACTTAAATCACGTATTTAAGGTTTATAAAGGTTGATGGCGTTCGGTGACAGGTCGGTCAGGGGAAACGTCATCTCGGTGACCGAAGCCCCCTAAATCGGGGCGGAAATCCGGCCGTCGACCGGCACCCTCATACCCGCTCGGCCGCACGCTCGGGGCGTGTACGTCCTCGAACTGGCCGGACAGGACGACCCGTTCGCGGGCCGCGAGGCCGCCAGCGCCGCCAGCGACGTGACGCCGCTCGCGCCCGGACTCGCGACGGCCCGGGGCGTGACCGAGCGCGCGCGCCACCTCGCGTTCACCCGGCGGGCCTGCGCGCTGGTCGGGACCGGCGACCCGACGATCGAGAGCGCCCGGACGGTACTCGACGCGGCGACCGTCGATCGGACGGGGACGGTGGCGGTCCGCGCGGTCGACGTGCGGGCCAGCACCCGGATCGACACCCAACGAGCCGAGCGGGCGCTGGGCGGCGTCCTCACCGACCGGGGGTTCGCCGTCGACCTCGACGACCCCGACCACACGCTGTACGCCTACTTCGCCGACCCCGCGGGCGACGAGGAGGGGGGTCGCGGCGAGGCCTGCTGTGCGCTCGGCTGGGCGGCCGTCGAGACGGTCCGGGACTTCGGCGACCGCCGGCCGACCGACCGGCCGTTCTTCCAGCCCGGGAGTATGGACCCGCTGGAGGCCCGCGCGCTGGTCAACGTCGCGGGCGCTCGCCCCGGTGCGACCGTCGTCGACCCGATGTGTGGGACCGGCGGACTCCTGTTGGAGGCCGGCCTCGTCGGTGCCCGCGTCGTCGGCGGCGACGCACAGGCGAAGATGGTCCGGGGGAGCCGGCGGAACCTCGCGTCCGGACTGGACGGCGACGGCCACCCGGACCGGGCCGCCTACCCCGAACCCGGTCGGTGGGACGTCTGCCGGTCCGACGCCGCCCGTCTGCCGATCGCGGGCGACGCGGCCGACGCGGTCGTCTTCGACGCGCCCTACGGCCGCCAGTCGCGCATC from Haloarcula litorea encodes:
- a CDS encoding TATA-box-binding protein, with amino-acid sequence MVDPKETINIENVVASTGIGQELDLQSVAMDLEGADYDPEQFPGLVYRTQDPKSAALIFRSGKIVCTGAKSTDDVHQSLRIVFDKLRDLNIQVDDDPEIVVQNIVTSADLGRNLNLNAIAIGLGLENIEYEPEQFPGLVYRLDEPDVVALLFGSGKLVITGGKKPEDAEEAVDKIVSRLEELGLLD
- a CDS encoding TIGR01177 family methyltransferase: MYVLELAGQDDPFAGREAASAASDVTPLAPGLATARGVTERARHLAFTRRACALVGTGDPTIESARTVLDAATVDRTGTVAVRAVDVRASTRIDTQRAERALGGVLTDRGFAVDLDDPDHTLYAYFADPAGDEEGGRGEACCALGWAAVETVRDFGDRRPTDRPFFQPGSMDPLEARALVNVAGARPGATVVDPMCGTGGLLLEAGLVGARVVGGDAQAKMVRGSRRNLASGLDGDGHPDRAAYPEPGRWDVCRSDAARLPIAGDAADAVVFDAPYGRQSRIEGELRPLVAGALAEARRIAPRCVLVADREWTDAAREAGWSVADRFERRVHRSLVRHVHVLE